From one Candidatus Methanoplasma termitum genomic stretch:
- a CDS encoding ATP-binding protein, whose product MPAEKKLVSRKRYLDALTPFKGNGNAKVITGIRRCGKSSLLDTFIETIPENYNVIMINMEFAQNDELKNWKKMLEYVESKLDKKKENILIVNEVQDITQWELAIRDLIAKESCDIYLTGSNSNLLSSEYSTYLGGRYDTVHMLPLSFSECVEFNKRYKGESDRDKLLERFIRVGGFPIIWRFDQDEDSAIKTVRTLVDSSINNDIAIRYSVRNVDFVKKVLKTVASTVGSYVSAINIYNTLASSGAPVSKETVYDYLEYLEAANLIIKAETMDIRGRAILRSSYKYYLTDLAIKHALIGYRPEDISGHIENIIFTELLGRGYNVNAGRSDEREVDIVAEKGDERIYVQACTMFGSDETVRRELGSLESIRDNYPKFVVLKDPGAFRGVTSKGIVICGLMEFIEMENYRITP is encoded by the coding sequence CCTGCAGAAAAAAAATTGGTAAGCCGAAAAAGGTATCTGGATGCTCTGACACCATTCAAAGGGAACGGCAATGCCAAAGTGATAACGGGCATAAGGAGATGTGGAAAATCCTCTCTGCTGGACACATTTATCGAAACGATCCCTGAAAACTACAACGTGATTATGATCAACATGGAATTTGCCCAGAACGATGAACTTAAAAACTGGAAAAAAATGCTAGAATACGTTGAGTCCAAACTAGATAAAAAGAAAGAAAACATATTGATCGTGAATGAAGTGCAAGATATTACGCAATGGGAGCTTGCGATCAGAGACCTCATCGCAAAAGAGTCGTGCGATATCTACCTGACCGGTTCTAACTCCAATCTCCTTTCATCGGAATATTCTACGTACCTCGGAGGGAGATACGACACCGTCCATATGCTGCCGCTTTCTTTCTCGGAGTGTGTGGAATTCAACAAACGATACAAAGGAGAGAGCGATCGAGATAAGCTGCTTGAAAGATTTATCAGAGTGGGGGGATTCCCCATTATTTGGCGTTTTGACCAGGACGAAGATTCTGCCATAAAGACCGTCAGGACCCTTGTAGATTCTTCGATCAATAACGACATCGCGATAAGATACAGTGTGCGTAATGTGGATTTTGTCAAAAAGGTATTGAAGACCGTGGCATCAACGGTGGGCAGTTATGTTTCGGCGATTAACATATACAACACCCTGGCATCCTCCGGGGCACCTGTTTCTAAAGAAACGGTTTATGATTACCTCGAGTACCTCGAAGCTGCGAACCTGATCATCAAGGCGGAGACAATGGACATTAGAGGCAGGGCGATCTTAAGATCCTCTTATAAGTATTATCTAACCGACCTTGCCATAAAGCACGCTCTTATCGGGTATCGCCCGGAGGATATATCGGGGCACATAGAGAACATCATATTCACTGAGCTCCTTGGAAGAGGATATAATGTAAATGCGGGGCGTTCAGACGAAAGAGAAGTGGATATCGTAGCGGAGAAAGGAGATGAGCGCATTTATGTGCAGGCGTGCACAATGTTCGGTTCCGACGAAACCGTGAGGAGAGAGTTGGGAAGCTTGGAGTCGATCAGAGACAATTATCCTAAATTCGTTGTGCTAAAGGATCCGGGCGCATTCCGAGGAGTCACATCAAAGGGCATAGTGATCTGTGGGCTCATGGAATTCATAGAAATGGAAAACTACCGCATAACTCCGTAA
- a CDS encoding PH domain-containing protein: MYLVYDFTINQDWVVLYVVPLLSIPLILLILMWHRLKYIFNEDALQIKGVWGNDEIRYTAITAVEERTHFLAKLTDFYMGRTVLSFDQMTIKYVVGKEICISPSRKQEFLRKLESKVPGLRVTVKMK, translated from the coding sequence GTGTATCTGGTTTACGACTTCACGATCAACCAAGATTGGGTCGTTCTTTATGTGGTGCCTTTGTTATCGATCCCTTTGATATTGTTGATATTAATGTGGCACAGGCTGAAGTATATTTTCAATGAAGATGCCCTTCAGATAAAAGGTGTATGGGGGAACGATGAGATCAGATACACAGCGATCACGGCGGTAGAGGAGAGGACGCACTTTTTGGCCAAATTGACCGATTTCTACATGGGAAGAACTGTACTTTCGTTTGATCAAATGACGATAAAATACGTTGTGGGAAAAGAGATCTGTATTTCTCCATCGAGGAAGCAGGAATTCCTGCGTAAGTTAGAGTCAAAGGTTCCAGGACTGCGTGTGACCGTGAAAATGAAATAA
- a CDS encoding PH domain-containing protein, translating to MREDISFRPKLGYLVITLIGTVFICVMMVFLIVTMMDSNDMSGGELNGMISYIIIMYVACVCILIFPVVLFFVRIRYILKENVLVIRRYFKTVEIYYTSIKSVEEVVDRSIFLFNFTPSVASSKQVWITYTDINGREGMVNISPAKKQEFLSALRSRIKDPEVFAPGGEKKASVKYQSWKALSPTKKSLYIAYVVGLIIIFVVIRVIR from the coding sequence GTGCGAGAAGATATTTCATTCAGGCCGAAACTTGGATATCTGGTCATAACTCTGATCGGAACGGTCTTCATCTGCGTCATGATGGTCTTTCTGATTGTGACAATGATGGACTCGAACGATATGAGTGGTGGCGAATTAAACGGGATGATATCATACATCATTATCATGTATGTGGCATGTGTGTGCATCCTCATATTCCCAGTTGTGTTGTTCTTTGTAAGGATAAGATATATTCTGAAAGAAAACGTGCTGGTTATAAGGCGGTATTTCAAGACCGTCGAGATATATTACACTTCGATCAAAAGCGTGGAAGAAGTGGTCGACCGCTCCATTTTCTTATTCAACTTCACACCCTCTGTAGCATCGTCAAAACAAGTGTGGATCACTTACACCGACATTAACGGACGAGAAGGGATGGTGAACATCAGCCCCGCCAAGAAGCAGGAGTTCCTTTCGGCGTTGAGATCAAGGATCAAAGATCCGGAAGTGTTCGCGCCCGGAGGGGAAAAGAAAGCCAGTGTGAAGTACCAAAGTTGGAAGGCTTTGTCACCGACTAAGAAATCGCTTTACATAGCCTATGTTGTGGGTTTGATCATAATTTTTGTGGTAATAAGAGTAATAAGGTGA